From Woronichinia naegeliana WA131, the proteins below share one genomic window:
- a CDS encoding SLC13 family permease has protein sequence MDIVHQWLQEHQILLTLVVIIGALVMFVAEWLPIDTTAIAVMVILMVLGLVTPDEGIAGFGNSATITVMAMFILSYGITRTGIIQIMRDFLVKWGGTNPSQQILVMGAIVGPITAFINNTAVVAIFLPIVEEWCKQRKISVSKLMIPLSYVTVLGGMITVIGTSTNILASGLAKKLTGQEFHLFQFTSLGLTTFAIGLIYLAIVAPRLLPERKPVSDSNMTDEYQLKDYVSEIIIPPRSSLIGQTLRQSGIQRKFDIDVLEIIHNDIHFPQPLADKVLALGDILIVRGGRNDLLKIKDERGVEIFADVKFSDEELEASLATNLEKGEEKIAGILILSNARLIGSTLKDTRFRQRYNATVLAIRRGEELIRQRLGQVKLRFGDLLLVQGPKESFLGLQTTRELLVLEEKDRENLRLDKAWIALAITVGVVVIAALDWMPILVTSLVGVLLMIITGCLKPGEIYGAVRWDIIFLLAGLIPLGTAMENSGTTKWLANYLVSFGGHLSGYWILLLFYIATAILTEILSNNATVVLMLPIAVEVAKSLSLNPLALMFVVTFAASNSYMTPIGYQTNTMVYGPGGYKFYDFTKVGAPLTIMLAFLTPLLTIVFYGLR, from the coding sequence ATGGATATTGTTCATCAGTGGCTACAGGAGCATCAAATTCTTCTTACCCTTGTAGTCATTATTGGCGCATTGGTGATGTTTGTGGCGGAATGGTTGCCGATTGATACAACGGCGATCGCGGTAATGGTCATTTTGATGGTTTTGGGCTTAGTGACTCCTGATGAAGGCATTGCCGGATTTGGAAATTCTGCCACGATTACCGTCATGGCGATGTTTATTCTCAGCTATGGCATTACGCGGACTGGCATTATTCAGATCATGCGGGATTTCTTGGTAAAGTGGGGGGGGACCAATCCGAGCCAGCAAATTCTGGTAATGGGGGCGATCGTTGGGCCGATTACGGCCTTTATTAACAATACCGCCGTCGTTGCAATCTTCCTTCCCATTGTGGAAGAATGGTGTAAACAGCGCAAAATTTCCGTCTCTAAACTGATGATTCCCCTTTCCTATGTCACCGTATTGGGGGGCATGATTACCGTCATCGGGACTTCGACGAATATTCTGGCCAGTGGTCTTGCTAAAAAACTGACAGGGCAAGAGTTTCATCTGTTTCAATTTACCTCTTTAGGATTAACTACTTTTGCGATCGGTTTAATTTATCTGGCGATCGTTGCTCCTCGTTTATTGCCAGAGCGTAAACCCGTTTCTGACAGCAATATGACGGATGAATACCAATTAAAAGATTATGTTAGTGAGATCATTATTCCTCCGCGCTCTAGCTTAATTGGTCAGACCCTTAGACAGAGTGGAATTCAGCGCAAGTTTGATATTGACGTTCTAGAAATTATTCATAATGATATCCATTTCCCCCAACCTTTAGCGGATAAAGTTCTGGCTCTAGGTGATATTTTAATTGTACGAGGGGGACGCAATGATCTCCTCAAAATTAAGGACGAAAGAGGTGTTGAAATTTTTGCTGATGTAAAATTTTCTGATGAAGAACTAGAGGCATCGTTAGCCACGAATCTCGAAAAAGGAGAAGAAAAAATTGCCGGAATTTTAATCCTATCCAATGCCCGTTTAATTGGTTCAACCTTAAAGGATACTCGCTTTCGCCAGCGTTATAATGCCACTGTATTAGCCATTCGTCGTGGTGAAGAACTGATTCGTCAACGCTTGGGACAAGTGAAATTACGCTTCGGGGATTTGTTATTAGTGCAAGGCCCTAAGGAAAGCTTTTTAGGCTTGCAAACCACCAGAGAATTATTAGTATTGGAAGAAAAGGATCGAGAAAATTTACGTCTAGATAAGGCATGGATTGCGTTAGCGATTACTGTCGGTGTGGTGGTCATTGCGGCCCTAGACTGGATGCCGATTCTAGTGACAAGTTTAGTCGGAGTTCTTTTGATGATCATAACAGGTTGTTTAAAACCAGGTGAAATTTATGGCGCGGTGCGTTGGGATATTATTTTTCTATTAGCCGGTTTAATTCCCCTGGGAACGGCGATGGAAAATTCGGGAACGACAAAATGGTTGGCAAATTACTTAGTCAGTTTTGGGGGTCATTTATCAGGCTATTGGATTCTATTATTGTTTTATATTGCAACGGCTATTTTGACGGAAATTCTGTCTAATAATGCCACTGTTGTGTTGATGCTACCGATCGCCGTTGAGGTGGCTAAGAGTTTGAGCTTAAATCCTTTAGCTTTAATGTTTGTAGTTACTTTTGCTGCCTCCAATAGTTATATGACCCCCATCGGTTATCAAACCAATACAATGGTCTATGGGCCAGGGGGTTATAAATTCTATGACTTTACGAAGGTAGGTGCGCCTTTAACGATTATGTTAGCTTTCTTAACGCCATTGTTGACAATTGTTTTCTATGGTTTGCGCTAG
- a CDS encoding SPFH/Band 7/PHB domain protein: MEVFFFLFILAFGGSTLFGSVKIVNEKNEYLVERLGSYNKKLAPGLNFVIPFMDRVVYQGTIREKVLDIPPQSCITKDNVSITVDAVVYWRIFDMEKAYYKVENLQSAMVNMVLTQIRAEIGKLELDETFTARSEIGESLLRDLDISTDPWGVKVTRVELRDIIPAKAVQDSMELQMAAERKKRAAILTSEGERDAAINSAQGQAQARILDAEAMKKSAILQAEAERQQKILQAEATAAALNILTEKLSTNPDTREALQFLLAQQYLDMGMSIGTSESSKVMFIDPRSIISTLEGVRSVIDSGREDKAADLTAALEKIDRHRAS; this comes from the coding sequence ATGGAAGTCTTTTTCTTTTTATTTATTCTCGCCTTTGGTGGTTCTACCCTTTTTGGTTCCGTTAAAATTGTTAACGAAAAAAATGAATACTTAGTCGAACGCTTGGGCAGTTACAACAAAAAACTGGCCCCTGGCCTCAATTTTGTCATTCCCTTTATGGATCGAGTGGTATATCAAGGAACGATCCGAGAAAAAGTTTTAGACATTCCGCCCCAATCCTGTATTACGAAAGATAATGTCTCTATTACCGTTGATGCTGTCGTCTATTGGCGCATTTTCGATATGGAAAAAGCCTATTACAAAGTAGAAAATTTGCAATCAGCGATGGTAAATATGGTTTTGACGCAAATTCGGGCTGAAATTGGCAAATTGGAATTAGATGAAACCTTTACCGCCCGTTCTGAAATTGGGGAAAGTCTGCTGCGAGATCTCGATATTTCCACCGATCCCTGGGGTGTGAAAGTCACCAGAGTAGAACTCCGCGATATCATACCGGCTAAAGCAGTTCAGGATTCGATGGAATTACAAATGGCGGCGGAACGGAAAAAACGGGCTGCTATTCTGACTTCGGAGGGAGAACGAGATGCGGCCATTAATTCGGCTCAAGGTCAGGCTCAAGCCCGTATTTTGGACGCAGAAGCGATGAAAAAATCGGCCATTCTCCAGGCAGAAGCTGAACGACAACAGAAAATTCTTCAGGCTGAAGCAACGGCTGCGGCCTTAAATATTTTGACGGAAAAACTGAGCACGAATCCTGATACCAGGGAAGCTTTGCAATTTCTATTGGCTCAACAATATTTAGACATGGGAATGAGTATTGGAACCAGTGAAAGTAGTAAGGTAATGTTCATCGATCCCCGTAGTATTATTTCTACCCTGGAAGGAGTGCGATCGGTGATTGATTCCGGTCGGGAAGATAAGGCGGCGGATTTAACGGCTGCCCTGGAGAAGATTGATCGTCATCGGGCGAGTTAA
- a CDS encoding NfeD family protein — MNLVFLWLIAGSCLCLTEAFFPTAFVALILGISAIAVAGLAIWIPSFGIQVTAWLLVATLLIIGSRRFVPKRNRSIHLQDAIEGETLTEILPGKVGRVLYEGNSWRAECQDQTLTLAPCQKVYVVGRNGNTLIVYPFLDTESVP, encoded by the coding sequence ATGAATCTTGTTTTTCTCTGGCTGATTGCTGGTTCCTGTCTTTGTCTAACGGAGGCTTTTTTCCCGACCGCTTTTGTTGCTTTGATTCTGGGGATTAGCGCGATCGCCGTAGCCGGTCTAGCCATTTGGATTCCCAGTTTTGGCATTCAGGTGACAGCCTGGCTTTTGGTGGCCACCTTATTAATTATCGGCTCCCGACGATTTGTTCCTAAACGCAACCGTTCCATTCATCTCCAAGATGCGATCGAAGGCGAAACTCTAACCGAAATTCTACCTGGGAAGGTGGGTAGAGTACTCTATGAGGGCAATTCTTGGCGAGCAGAATGTCAGGATCAAACCCTTACCCTTGCCCCATGCCAAAAAGTTTATGTGGTTGGTCGCAATGGCAATACTCTGATTGTCTATCCTTTTCTAGATACCGAATCAGTCCCTTAA